A stretch of Camelina sativa cultivar DH55 chromosome 18, Cs, whole genome shotgun sequence DNA encodes these proteins:
- the LOC104763163 gene encoding uncharacterized protein LOC104763163, which translates to MSSIKMNQNSNMVQSMFTTSNYHHMNHANLFASTPSFSSYQNSHLSSSSFLFNMMRRNSDSASSVEYFPINTLNSTKYEIERVNSVMDSNPNIWIPVSLPPDFLGNQGKVLNPTPLNIVYPHHSAAPSHNSDMFASSSKQNHVPQDRRSLKKILKPTNNFDSEEDKKSGDGEYDGRTHSIPREKNGPYTCPKCNEVFDTSQKFASHMSLHYKSETNKERARRLRARNKSKYRKFMATLR; encoded by the exons ATGTCTTCCATCAAAATGAATCAAAACTCCAACATGGTTCAATCGATGTTCACAACATCTAATTATCATCATATGAACCATGCAAATTTGTTTGCTTCtactccttctttttcttcttatcaaaaTTCACAtctatcttcatcttcttttctatttaatATGATGAGGAGAAACTCTGATTCTGCTTCTAGTGTTGAATATTTTCCTATCAATACACTTAATAGTACCAAATATGAAATTGAACGTGTCAATAGTGTCATGGATTCTAACCCCAATATTTGGATTCCTGTTTCTCTTCCTCCAGATTTTCTTGGTAATCAGGGCAAAGTTTTGAATCCAACACCTCTTAATATCGTTT ATCCTCATCATTCTGCTGCTCCTTCTCATAATTCTGATATGTTTGCCTCTTCATCAAAGCAAAATCATGTTCCTCAAGATCGTCGATCTTTGAAGAAAATTCTCAAACCAACCAATAATTTTGATtctgaagaagataagaaaagtGGTGATGGTGAGTATGATGGTCGTACACATAGTATACCACGTGAAAAAAATGGTCCATATACATGTCCCAAGTGCAATGAGGTGTTTGATACTTCTCAAAAATTTGCTTCACATATGTCTCTACACTATAAGAGTgagacaaataaagaaagagctCGGAGACTTCGtgcaagaaacaaaagcaaatatcGGAAGTTCATGGCGACTCTCAGATGA
- the LOC104760641 gene encoding uncharacterized protein LOC104760641, which yields MAGLRWREWWNTMAFPTRRIWNRFTVRVGFRHSGLLRLQHDVSSCEYEDIHIMWNLLHKNEDLNRGVQIKPQQQQQQRKKPCWNLLGSYLCQRF from the exons ATGGCCGGCCTTAGATGGAGAGAGTGGTGGAACACGATGGCCTTCCCCACCCGACGCATCTGGAATCGTTTCACCGTTCGCGTTGGCTTCCGACACAGTG GACTCCTGAGGCTACAACATGACGTGAGTTCTTGTGAGTACGAAGACATACACATAATGTGGAATCTGTTACACAAGAATGAAGATCTTAATCGCGGCGTACAGAtcaaaccacaacaacaacaacaacagaggaaGAAACCTTGCTGGAATCTTCTTGGTTCATATCTTTGCCAAAGATTCTGA
- the LOC104760642 gene encoding PXMP2/4 family protein 4-like, which translates to MNIVGLSKRFFSDRRSLHGINNALVGTIFSGRKPILGFSGRSFHELRKAGSFVVPRVFSVSRNLSTNASSPSKQPAFLRWYLRKLESHPFVTKSVTTSLIYMAADLTSQMITMPPAGSFDLIRTARMASFGLIFLGPSQHLWFSYLSKILPKRDVLTTFKKIMMGQVLFGPCSNTVFYSYNAILQGENSDEILARLKRDLLPTLRNGLIYWPACDFVTFKYVPVHLQPLMNSSCAYIWTIYLTYMANQTKADS; encoded by the exons atgaacATCGTTGGATTGAGCAAACGTTTCTTCTCCGATCGTCGTTCCCTTCACGGAATCAACAATGCTCTCGTCGGAACTATCTTCTCCGGTCGGAAACCAATTCTTGGATTCTCCGGCCGATCGTTTCACGAGCTGCGCAAGGCTGGGAGTTTCGTAGTCCCTCGCGTTTTCTCCGTTTCGCGAAATCTATCGACGAACGCTTCGTCTCCTTCCAAACAGCCTGCGTTTCTGCGATGGTATTTGAGAAAGCTCGAATCACACCCTTTCGTGACTAAGAGCGTCACTACTTCCCTTATTTATATGGCTGCGGATCTCACTTCTCAG ATGATCACAATGCCGCCTGCTGGTTCATTTGACCTGATAAGAACAGCTAGAATGGCTAGCTTTGGGTTGATATTTCTCGGGCCGTCACAGCATCTGTGGTTCAGTTATCTTTCTAAAATATTGCCAAAGCGCGACGTGTTGACTACCTTTAAGAAAATTATGATGGGGCAGGTTCTTTTCGGACCTTGTAGCAACACGGTCTTCTATTCTTATAATGCCATTTTACAAg GTGAAAATTCTGACGAAATTTTGGCAAGATTGAAGCGAGATCTTCTGCCAACATTGAGAAATGGACTTATTTATTGGCCGGCCTGTGATTTTGTTACATTCAAGTATGTGCCAGTTCATCTACAG CCACTGATGAATAGCTCGTGCGCTTATATATGGACGATTTATTTGACATATATGGCAAACCAGACGAAAGCTGACAGCTGA
- the LOC104760643 gene encoding transcription initiation factor TFIID subunit 4b: protein MDPSIFKLLEEDEDESMHSGADVDAFQAALNRDIEGSMTTSMPLGTNPGNNHPPSQQFAPWKNGIGDANINVQTQHSLESTQMKEQQGSTLENQHQHDLKRANESHLQHNPPQNLHRAGQLWENPSQVPQAIGLPISEKNPTGNEPDRSHNIQESESQYVKLQKMSSQQARGVEPSANPMNRNPKQVPFAALLPTLMAQLDKDRALQLRTLYARLKKNEIPKEGFTRHMKDIVGDQMLRLAVSKLQQVLPFSIFCVMSK from the exons atggatCCTTCAATTTTCAAGCTCCTTGAAGAAGACGAG GATGAGTCGATGCATTCAGGAGCTGACGTAGATGCGTTCCAAGCTGCTCTGAATCGAGATATTGAAGGTTCTATGACAACTTCAATGCCACTCGGGACGAATCCTG GAAACAACCATCCTCCCAGCCAGCAGTTTGCGCCATGGAAAAATGGTATTGGAGATGCTAATATCAATGTCCAGACCCAGCACAGCCTTGAAAGTACTCAGATGAAGGAGCAACAAGGATCGACTTTAGAAaatcaacatcaacatgatTTGAAACGAGCCAATGAATCTCATTTACAACACAACCCGCCTCAAAACCTTCATCGAGCAGGTCAACTGTGGGAGAATCCATCGCAGGTACCCCAAGCAATTGGGTTGCCGATTTCTGAAAAGAATCCTACTGGTAATGAACCAGATAGATCACATAATATTCAAGAGAGTGAATCTCAGTATGTGAAACTGCAAAAGATGAGTAGTCAACAGGCTCGGGGAGTGGAACCGTCTGCTAACCCTATGAACCGCAACCCTAAGCAAGTACCATTTGCTGCTTTGCTTCCTACCTTAATGGCCCAACTCGATAAAGATAGAGCACTGCAGCTCCGTACCTTATATGCTAGACTTAAG AAAAATGAAATCCCCAAAGAGGGGTTCACAAGACATATGAAGGATATTGTAGGCGATCAGATGCTCAGGTTGGCAGTTAGTAAACTGCAGCAGGTATTACCATTTTCCATATTTTGTGTCATGAGTAAATAA